From a single Armatimonadota bacterium genomic region:
- a CDS encoding FKBP-type peptidyl-prolyl cis-trans isomerase has translation MLIIDGLWKGRRLMKLAVFLTLAAAVAAVTVGCGGSGTGGFITTSSGIQYCDVRVGRGMPPLKGEVCVFHYAGWLQNGVKFDSSYDRNEPFEFTLGGGEVIQGWEELASTMRVGGKRRAYIPPELAYGSRGNPPLIPGNATLYFEMELLEIRTPDEVTTESGLKYANLYVGDGNLVQNGSNVLIHYSLWLSDGTKLESTYDTDSPISFVIGNGEVIKGLEEGLIGMRSGGRRKLTVPPSLAYGEQGNPQKNIPPNATLVYEVEVIGVH, from the coding sequence ATGCTCATAATTGACGGTTTGTGGAAAGGAAGGCGCTTGATGAAGCTGGCAGTGTTTCTTACTTTAGCCGCCGCGGTGGCGGCAGTAACAGTGGGCTGCGGTGGTTCTGGTACTGGGGGGTTTATAACGACGTCATCTGGCATCCAGTACTGCGACGTGCGAGTTGGCAGGGGGATGCCTCCACTCAAGGGTGAGGTGTGTGTTTTTCATTATGCAGGATGGCTCCAAAACGGGGTCAAGTTCGACAGCTCCTATGACAGAAATGAACCGTTTGAATTTACGCTTGGAGGCGGCGAGGTAATTCAGGGATGGGAAGAGCTGGCAAGCACAATGCGTGTTGGAGGCAAACGCAGGGCTTATATCCCACCAGAGCTAGCATATGGTTCTAGGGGCAATCCACCTTTGATACCTGGCAATGCAACTTTGTATTTTGAGATGGAACTGCTTGAGATACGCACGCCAGATGAAGTAACGACTGAATCTGGCCTTAAGTATGCTAATCTTTATGTGGGCGACGGAAACCTTGTGCAAAACGGTAGTAATGTTTTGATACATTATTCCCTTTGGCTTTCGGACGGCACCAAGTTGGAAAGCACTTATGATACCGATTCGCCAATTTCATTCGTCATTGGAAATGGAGAGGTTATAAAGGGATTGGAAGAAGGCCTAATCGGGATGCGCTCTGGCGGTAGGCGTAAACTAACAGTTCCTCCTAGCTTAGCTTATGGGGAGCAAGGTAATCCTCAAAAAAATATTCCACCGAACGCTACGCTAGTCTATGAAGTGGAAGTAATAGGCGTGCATTAA
- a CDS encoding DUF362 domain-containing protein yields the protein MTEKSGVITRRDFIRGAATAAFAAAVGFPIEAQSAEKRARVVLIRDAGVLDSEGKINISVFGRMLDQAVAKLLGKPNAASAWKSIVKPSDFVGIKTNVWNRFPTPPEVNEILMKRVIAAGVSEDRVFCDDRGSRDKFEQATALINVRPARAHTMAGMGGCIKNYIILSGNPASYHADACADLAKVWNLPIVKGKTRLNILLLLNPLFYCKGPQAYDPRYVWPYKGLAVSLDPVAVDSVATHILRAKRIAFFGEDKPITPTKHIAVADERYHLGVADLNRIELIKLGWRKDALI from the coding sequence ATGACCGAAAAAAGTGGAGTCATTACCCGACGCGATTTCATTCGGGGGGCGGCGACAGCTGCTTTTGCTGCGGCTGTTGGTTTCCCGATTGAGGCACAATCCGCGGAGAAGCGTGCGAGAGTTGTGCTAATCCGAGATGCTGGCGTGCTTGATAGTGAAGGCAAGATAAACATCTCGGTTTTTGGCCGAATGCTTGACCAGGCAGTTGCAAAACTTCTTGGCAAACCCAATGCTGCATCTGCATGGAAATCAATTGTCAAGCCAAGCGACTTCGTTGGAATCAAGACAAACGTGTGGAATCGGTTCCCAACTCCGCCTGAAGTGAACGAAATTCTTATGAAGCGCGTTATTGCCGCTGGTGTTTCGGAAGATAGGGTGTTTTGTGATGATAGGGGGTCGCGCGACAAGTTTGAGCAGGCAACTGCTCTTATTAACGTCCGTCCAGCCCGCGCCCATACGATGGCGGGTATGGGCGGATGCATCAAGAATTACATAATTTTGAGCGGCAACCCAGCGTCATATCACGCGGACGCGTGCGCAGATCTTGCCAAAGTTTGGAATCTTCCCATTGTTAAAGGCAAGACGCGTCTAAACATCCTTCTTCTGCTAAATCCTCTCTTCTATTGCAAAGGTCCTCAGGCGTACGATCCGAGATATGTTTGGCCATATAAAGGGCTTGCAGTTTCACTTGACCCCGTGGCGGTTGACAGTGTTGCTACACATATTCTGCGCGCAAAGAGGATTGCCTTCTTTGGCGAAGATAAGCCGATAACGCCTACCAAGCACATTGCCGTTGCCGATGAGCGCTATCATCTTGGAGTCGCCGACCTCAACCGCATTGAACTTATTAAGTTGGGTTGGAGGAAGGATGCGCTGATTTAG
- a CDS encoding DUF2500 domain-containing protein, whose product MIGILIALYVVILWVLLFFALRRGYREWREGRSTRLRRVPACVMDKRRASEYSDAVGQPISRYFITFKFEDMQKEFEVSEEIYTSTRIGGEGVLILKSENYQTFEPKSPGDETDEVYRRMVKW is encoded by the coding sequence GTGATAGGGATTCTTATTGCGCTATATGTTGTAATTTTATGGGTGCTTTTGTTTTTTGCATTGCGTCGGGGATATCGCGAATGGCGTGAAGGCCGCTCAACTCGCCTTCGCCGTGTTCCTGCGTGCGTAATGGATAAGCGAAGGGCATCTGAATACTCAGACGCAGTAGGTCAGCCGATATCACGATATTTCATCACTTTCAAGTTCGAAGACATGCAAAAAGAGTTCGAAGTTTCGGAGGAAATATACACATCAACTCGAATAGGTGGCGAAGGGGTGCTAATCCTCAAGTCTGAGAATTATCAGACTTTCGAGCCGAAGTCCCCTGGCGATGAAACGGACGAGGTGTATCGACGAATGGTTAAATGGTAA
- a CDS encoding CPBP family intramembrane metalloprotease, whose translation MPVSSGRPVNDSVFSNNSPRYPEKRFISLLVTLGLLIVLIGYLQRRDALSSRGDSFSPLAFQTDMIVKISYAYERWAEFKKDESAVDAADFLKRRAIKAYQEVVQETPIPRYVRRYIILKHDINPLGIEKAIQLLEEAAARPEYSKYRQKQLLIEADMWRSIYLKPGVPRPDVPIFEHRINNLHLGWYAHLALRDLYRKAGLDEQAKQQQMAALNSAGVSAVILFGVFLCALAILFVGLVVLIAYIDEKIRSRPLRTSSPIEIQADPSVIAGYLLEVFITYLIVLLASQLMGGVLLGTANFVSEELNPTFAIAVTAGTYVFGGLVALAYLSFRLNLAGWSWKSVGLKVDNFGRNVLFGIGGYCAALPLVLAAGFISQSMERYIRSPENPVLPLCLQADTTIAKMLLFLLVAVAAPFFEELFFRGVLFTGLRARWGVNVAIVVSATVFASIHPFPIHFLPIFVLGAAFSILMYERGSLISSMVAHALQNSAVFLLLVLVN comes from the coding sequence ATGCCTGTTTCTTCAGGACGTCCTGTGAACGATTCTGTATTCTCCAACAATTCCCCTAGATATCCTGAGAAGCGATTTATCAGCTTGTTAGTGACTCTCGGTTTGCTGATAGTGCTTATTGGCTATCTTCAAAGGCGTGATGCACTATCGTCGAGGGGCGATTCTTTTTCTCCACTTGCTTTTCAGACAGACATGATAGTAAAGATTTCCTATGCTTACGAACGCTGGGCAGAATTTAAAAAAGACGAATCAGCGGTTGATGCCGCGGACTTTTTAAAGAGAAGGGCCATTAAGGCGTATCAAGAGGTGGTCCAAGAGACGCCCATTCCTCGCTATGTCCGCCGATACATTATTCTCAAACATGATATAAACCCTCTGGGCATCGAAAAGGCAATTCAGCTTCTTGAGGAAGCAGCTGCGCGGCCAGAATACAGCAAGTATAGGCAGAAGCAATTGCTTATTGAGGCGGATATGTGGCGCTCGATTTACCTAAAGCCGGGCGTGCCAAGGCCTGACGTTCCAATATTCGAGCATAGGATAAACAATCTTCATCTAGGTTGGTATGCACATCTTGCTTTAAGAGACCTCTACCGAAAGGCCGGGCTTGATGAGCAGGCCAAACAACAGCAAATGGCGGCGCTGAATTCTGCTGGGGTGAGTGCTGTCATTTTGTTTGGGGTTTTTCTATGCGCACTAGCTATTCTTTTTGTAGGATTAGTGGTCTTGATAGCCTATATTGACGAGAAAATTCGTTCAAGACCCCTGCGAACCTCGTCCCCCATTGAAATTCAAGCTGACCCCAGTGTAATAGCAGGATACTTGCTTGAAGTTTTCATTACATACCTAATAGTGCTTCTGGCATCACAGCTCATGGGGGGCGTCTTGCTCGGAACCGCAAATTTTGTTTCGGAGGAACTTAATCCTACTTTTGCAATTGCAGTAACAGCCGGGACTTACGTTTTCGGTGGACTTGTGGCGCTTGCGTATCTCTCCTTCCGGCTTAATCTTGCGGGTTGGTCATGGAAAAGCGTTGGGTTAAAGGTTGACAATTTTGGTCGCAATGTGCTTTTTGGAATTGGCGGGTATTGTGCGGCTCTTCCACTTGTTCTCGCGGCGGGGTTTATCTCGCAGTCGATGGAGCGGTATATTCGTTCGCCTGAGAATCCGGTCTTGCCGCTCTGCCTTCAAGCTGATACAACCATTGCCAAGATGCTCTTATTCCTATTGGTTGCAGTTGCCGCGCCGTTCTTCGAAGAGCTATTCTTTCGCGGTGTTCTTTTTACTGGATTGCGTGCCCGATGGGGTGTAAATGTAGCTATCGTCGTTTCAGCTACTGTTTTTGCAAGCATTCATCCGTTTCCGATTCACTTCCTGCCGATTTTTGTGCTAGGAGCTGCATTTTCAATCTTGATGTATGAGCGAGGCTCGCTTATTTCGTCTATGGTTGCGCATGCACTTCAAAACAGTGCAGTATTTCTGTTGTTGGTATTAGTGAACTAG
- a CDS encoding DUF167 domain-containing protein, whose translation MEKTLLKVRVNPRSSRNQIMGWKDDVLLVKVTAPPVEGTANKACIELLADQLGIKKSQISLAAGATSREKTFEILGLSISEVK comes from the coding sequence ATGGAGAAGACTCTTCTTAAAGTTCGCGTTAATCCAAGAAGTTCACGAAACCAGATTATGGGATGGAAGGATGATGTCCTTCTTGTAAAGGTAACCGCTCCGCCAGTAGAAGGAACTGCGAATAAAGCATGTATAGAGTTACTTGCCGACCAGCTTGGCATAAAGAAGTCGCAAATTTCCCTTGCCGCAGGCGCCACTAGTCGCGAAAAGACCTTCGAGATCTTGGGGCTTTCTATTTCGGAGGTTAAGTAG
- a CDS encoding glycoside hydrolase family 130 protein, with amino-acid sequence MTEIIRRYSNNPIITPAMIPGANAVFNSAVHKFGDRYVAVLRVENRQGYQTMRLAWSDDGIHFDIEPEPILMPTEEPFLTYEEAIYDPRITKIDDTYYICYAAENRYGCQVSVSKTKDFRTFEKVAIASEPTNRNMVLFPEKINGLYVRLDRPFQPGGQGHIWISYSPDLVYWGRSQCIMESRRFAWDQGKIGPGAPPIKTNEGWLVIYHGTAPRCNGLIYRVGLALLDLEDPSKVIARGKEYLMAPTELYERVGDVPNVVFVTSAVPDYEKDEVRLYYGAADTVFCMAVAKIRDLIEFARTK; translated from the coding sequence ATGACAGAAATCATAAGGCGATATTCAAACAATCCAATTATTACCCCGGCGATGATTCCTGGCGCGAATGCAGTATTCAACAGTGCAGTACACAAGTTTGGAGACCGATATGTTGCCGTGCTTCGAGTTGAGAATAGGCAGGGTTATCAAACCATGCGTCTTGCATGGAGTGATGATGGTATTCACTTTGATATAGAGCCCGAGCCGATTCTCATGCCGACGGAGGAGCCGTTCCTTACGTATGAGGAAGCAATATACGATCCTCGAATCACAAAGATTGATGACACATACTATATTTGCTATGCTGCCGAAAACCGCTATGGCTGCCAAGTTTCCGTAAGCAAGACGAAGGATTTTCGAACATTCGAGAAAGTTGCGATTGCATCCGAGCCTACGAACCGAAACATGGTGCTTTTTCCAGAGAAAATTAATGGGCTATATGTGCGTTTGGATAGACCTTTCCAACCTGGAGGTCAAGGGCACATATGGATATCTTATTCGCCCGATTTAGTCTACTGGGGAAGGTCGCAGTGCATAATGGAAAGCCGCCGTTTTGCTTGGGACCAAGGGAAAATTGGGCCGGGTGCGCCGCCGATAAAAACTAACGAAGGCTGGTTGGTTATTTACCATGGCACGGCTCCTCGTTGCAATGGTCTAATCTACAGGGTAGGCTTGGCACTTCTTGATCTCGAAGATCCTTCAAAAGTTATCGCAAGGGGGAAGGAATACTTAATGGCACCCACGGAGCTTTATGAACGAGTGGGGGATGTGCCAAATGTTGTGTTTGTTACGTCGGCTGTTCCGGATTACGAAAAGGATGAAGTGCGTCTTTATTATGGCGCTGCTGATACGGTTTTCTGCATGGCGGTGGCAAAAATAAGAGATTTGATAGAGTTCGCTCGCACGAAATAG
- a CDS encoding cell division protein SepF yields MNSDMSTDGNEHRGFWSRIKRGIGISEIDEEEFPEEVVGADDPRGRPLTLRLHSARVSHVSVRQPTSFEDARLAADGLKEGRQQIINLEKSDQEMSERIIDFLNGVTYALNGFVEKVGERVYLFAPSNVVIDVPDDLHKASPGVFETT; encoded by the coding sequence ATGAATAGTGATATGTCCACAGATGGGAACGAGCATAGAGGTTTCTGGTCGAGGATAAAGCGGGGAATCGGCATCTCGGAGATTGACGAAGAGGAGTTCCCTGAGGAGGTCGTCGGTGCAGATGACCCGCGGGGTAGGCCGTTAACTCTGCGACTACATTCTGCGAGGGTGAGCCACGTGTCGGTAAGACAGCCTACTTCTTTCGAGGATGCAAGGCTAGCGGCAGACGGACTAAAAGAGGGCCGGCAACAGATAATAAACCTGGAAAAGTCGGATCAAGAGATGTCTGAGCGCATCATTGACTTTCTGAACGGCGTGACTTATGCCCTCAACGGCTTTGTCGAGAAGGTTGGCGAGCGCGTGTACCTATTTGCGCCTAGTAATGTGGTTATTGATGTGCCGGACGATTTGCACAAGGCGTCTCCTGGAGTGTTTGAAACGACCTAG
- the proC gene encoding pyrroline-5-carboxylate reductase, with amino-acid sequence MVLGNKKIGFIGAGMMAEAIARGLLSAGVGAEAIIASDPDEKRREVFSAQLGVKATADNKSVARWADILILAVKPFVMSEVLGEIGSEIKTDQLVISIAAGITTESIQNKLGENVPVIRVMPNTPALIGKGASALAPSKSATPAHMEIALQIFGAVGKAVQVTEDKMDAVTGLSGSGPAYVYMFIEALADGGVRMGLPRQTAVMLAAQTVAGAAEMVLQTGTHTAELRDRVATPGGTTIAGIATLEKAGFRSAAIEAVMAATLRSTELGKPNK; translated from the coding sequence ATAGTGCTTGGAAATAAAAAGATAGGTTTTATCGGTGCCGGCATGATGGCAGAGGCAATTGCACGAGGTCTTTTAAGTGCTGGAGTGGGTGCCGAAGCTATCATTGCATCGGATCCTGATGAAAAGCGGCGAGAGGTATTCAGCGCCCAGCTGGGAGTGAAGGCCACTGCCGATAACAAGTCGGTCGCTAGATGGGCTGATATTCTAATCCTGGCAGTGAAGCCATTCGTCATGTCGGAGGTCCTTGGGGAGATTGGTAGCGAGATTAAAACGGACCAGCTTGTTATTTCTATCGCCGCTGGAATCACCACCGAGAGCATTCAAAACAAGCTAGGAGAAAACGTTCCTGTTATCCGCGTTATGCCGAACACCCCAGCGTTGATTGGTAAAGGTGCTAGCGCACTTGCTCCCAGTAAATCTGCCACGCCAGCCCACATGGAAATTGCGCTCCAGATATTTGGTGCGGTGGGAAAGGCGGTTCAGGTAACTGAAGACAAGATGGATGCCGTTACTGGATTGAGCGGCAGTGGCCCTGCATACGTATATATGTTCATCGAAGCATTGGCAGATGGTGGTGTACGGATGGGATTGCCAAGGCAGACTGCCGTTATGCTGGCGGCTCAGACGGTGGCTGGAGCAGCAGAAATGGTTCTCCAGACCGGAACTCATACAGCCGAGCTTCGTGATAGAGTGGCGACGCCCGGCGGCACAACAATAGCTGGTATTGCAACTCTTGAGAAAGCAGGGTTCCGGTCGGCGGCGATCGAGGCAGTGATGGCTGCTACATTGCGCTCTACAGAGTTGGGCAAACCAAACAAATAA